In a genomic window of Thiosocius teredinicola:
- the cutA gene encoding divalent-cation tolerance protein CutA — protein MTELQLVITTMPDQASAESLAEVLVGQQIAACVNISAPLTSIYRWAGKIERGSEVMLTIKSSKDRYTALERAIADNHPYELPEIIAVPITGGLPDYLAWIETCTKN, from the coding sequence ATGACAGAACTGCAACTGGTCATCACAACGATGCCGGATCAGGCCTCAGCCGAATCGCTGGCCGAGGTACTGGTCGGGCAGCAAATCGCCGCCTGCGTGAATATCAGCGCGCCGCTTACGTCTATCTATAGATGGGCAGGAAAAATCGAACGCGGCAGTGAGGTCATGCTGACGATCAAATCGAGCAAGGATCGTTACACGGCGCTGGAGCGGGCGATCGCCGACAACCACCCCTATGAACTTCCGGAGATCATCGCAGTCCCCATCACCGGAGGTCTCCCTGATTATCTGGCTTGGATCGAAACATGTACAAAAAACTAA
- a CDS encoding FxsA family protein, producing the protein MINPAVVFLLIFVGAPLVELYLLIEVGSVIGALPTILLSIFTAALGGWLVRMQGFSVLFRAQSQMANKEVPAIELLEGVLLLLTGLALLLPGFVTDAIGFLLLITPLRRWLIVHWLKSRGTLRPAAQPGARTTPETQADRIIEGEYRRDE; encoded by the coding sequence ATGATTAATCCAGCAGTCGTTTTTTTATTGATCTTCGTCGGCGCGCCGCTCGTTGAGCTGTACCTGCTGATCGAGGTAGGCAGTGTGATCGGCGCCCTGCCGACCATTCTGCTGTCGATCTTCACCGCCGCCCTCGGCGGATGGCTGGTGCGCATGCAGGGTTTCTCGGTGCTGTTCCGCGCGCAGTCACAGATGGCGAACAAGGAAGTGCCGGCGATCGAGTTGCTCGAAGGCGTACTGTTGCTGCTCACCGGCCTGGCGTTGCTGCTGCCCGGCTTCGTCACCGATGCGATCGGTTTCCTATTGCTGATCACCCCGCTGCGGCGCTGGTTGATCGTGCATTGGCTGAAGTCGCGCGGCACGCTGCGCCCCGCGGCACAACCCGGCGCACGGACCACGCCCGAGACCCAGGCCGATCGGATCATCGAGGGCGAGTACCGGCGCGACGAATGA
- a CDS encoding co-chaperone GroES: MNIRPLHDRVVVRRKEEETTSPGGIVLPGSATEKPVQGEVIAAGNGKILESGQVRPLDVKVGDTVLFGKYSGTEVKVNGEEVLVMREEDIMGVIEG, from the coding sequence ATGAACATTCGTCCCCTGCATGACCGTGTGGTCGTCCGTCGCAAGGAAGAAGAAACCACCAGCCCTGGGGGCATCGTGCTGCCCGGTTCAGCAACCGAGAAGCCGGTTCAGGGTGAAGTCATTGCTGCCGGCAACGGCAAGATCCTCGAAAGCGGTCAGGTGCGCCCGCTCGACGTCAAGGTCGGCGACACCGTGCTGTTCGGCAAGTACTCGGGTACCGAGGTCAAGGTGAACGGCGAAGAAGTCCTGGTCATGCGCGAAGAAGACATCATGGGTGTCATCGAGGGTTGA